Proteins encoded together in one Luteimonas fraxinea window:
- the rimI gene encoding ribosomal protein S18-alanine N-acetyltransferase: protein MPDAAAAARDWSLRPMRATDVDAVMEIELRAYPFPWTRGIFDDCLRAAYPAWVLHVDRRLAGYGVLSVAAGEAHVLNVCVDPELQGRGHGRRLFRALVDLAQQHDAQRVFLEVRPSNPNAVALYYDEGFNEIGRRPRYYPAHNGREDAIVMARELFGAD, encoded by the coding sequence ATGCCCGATGCCGCCGCTGCGGCGCGCGACTGGTCGCTGCGTCCGATGCGCGCGACCGATGTCGACGCGGTGATGGAAATCGAATTGCGCGCTTATCCGTTTCCGTGGACGCGCGGCATCTTCGACGACTGCCTGCGCGCGGCATATCCGGCGTGGGTGCTGCATGTCGATCGGCGACTCGCCGGTTACGGTGTATTGAGCGTCGCAGCCGGCGAAGCGCATGTGCTCAACGTCTGCGTAGATCCGGAGCTGCAGGGCCGTGGCCACGGCCGTCGCCTGTTCCGCGCGCTGGTCGATCTCGCCCAGCAGCACGACGCGCAGCGCGTGTTTCTCGAAGTGCGACCGTCGAATCCGAATGCGGTCGCGCTGTATTACGACGAAGGTTTCAACGAAATCGGCCGGCGGCCGCGTTACTACCCCGCGCACAACGGCCGCGAG
- the pssA gene encoding CDP-diacylglycerol--serine O-phosphatidyltransferase: MSQPDPTPRRGRGIYLLPNLFTTGGLFAGFFAIIAASQGRFSAACIAIFVAAVLDGIDGRVARLTNTQSEFGVQYDSLADLISFGLAPALVMYHWSLMAMRLDGTTLGKIGWLGAFLYAACAALRLARFNSQVATVDKRYFVGLASPAAAGLMASFVWTCHELDFTGDALRYVALAVTVVCGLLMVSRIRYTSFKGSGTGPKADRVPFVALVVAVGLLIAMWVDPPKTLLIAAVLYALSGPTLWLWRRRGGAEAAS; this comes from the coding sequence ATGAGCCAACCCGACCCGACCCCGCGCCGCGGCCGCGGCATCTACCTGCTGCCGAACCTCTTCACCACCGGCGGCCTGTTCGCGGGATTCTTCGCGATCATCGCCGCATCGCAGGGCCGCTTCAGCGCCGCCTGCATCGCGATCTTCGTCGCCGCGGTGCTCGATGGCATCGACGGCCGGGTCGCACGCCTGACCAATACCCAGAGCGAGTTCGGCGTGCAGTACGACTCGCTGGCCGACCTGATCAGTTTCGGTCTGGCGCCGGCGCTGGTGATGTACCACTGGTCGCTGATGGCGATGCGCCTCGACGGCACCACGCTCGGCAAGATCGGCTGGCTCGGCGCGTTTCTCTATGCTGCCTGCGCGGCGTTGCGACTGGCGCGGTTCAACAGCCAGGTCGCGACGGTCGACAAGCGCTATTTCGTCGGACTGGCGAGTCCGGCGGCGGCAGGTCTGATGGCGAGTTTCGTCTGGACCTGCCACGAACTCGATTTCACCGGCGACGCACTGCGTTACGTCGCGCTCGCGGTCACCGTAGTCTGCGGCCTGCTGATGGTCAGCCGCATCCGCTACACCAGCTTCAAGGGCAGCGGCACCGGACCGAAGGCCGACCGCGTGCCGTTCGTGGCGCTGGTCGTCGCGGTCGGCCTGCTGATCGCGATGTGGGTGGATCCGCCCAAGACCCTGCTGATAGCCGCGGTGCTGTATGCACTTTCGGGTCCGACGCTGTGGCTGTGGCGGCGCCGCGGAGGCGCGGAGGCCGCCTCGTGA